GGGCTTGGTTCGCAGCGACAGCCCCTTTCATGGGACTTTTCGTCGCAAGGATTTCGAGAGGAAGAACAATCCGTCAACTGATCACCCATATGCTGCTTTGGGGTTCTATCGGTGGCTGGATTTACTTCATGGTATTTGGCGGCTATACGATGAACTTGCAATTGCAAGATATCCTTCCCGTTAAAGACATCTTAACCGAAAGCGGAGGACCTGCATCAATCGTTGCCATCTTGATGTCATTGCCATTAAGCGCTATCGTCTTGCCGTTCTTTGTCATACTGGCGGTCATTTTCCTTTCAACATCGATGGACTCGGCAACGTATATTCTATCAGCCATCGCAACGAAGGAATTGGGGGAGGGGCAAGAGCCAGCACGATGGCATCGGATGATTTGGGGAGCCGTTCTAGCAACAATTTCCATTTCGTTGCTGCTTATCGGCGGATTACGGGTCATCCAAACGTCCGCAGTCGTCGTCTCTGTTCCAATTTATATTTTCTATCTTCTGCTCGTCGTCTCTCTTTTAAGATGGCTGAAGCAAGACTTTCCAAAAGCGTAAACAGGATATTACTTAGGAGGTTTTCAAAATGGTTTTCAACGTTCGTGAGACGAATCGGGTTGTTCGGACAGAGTTTCCGAGAAAAATTAAGGAAATGAATAATATTTGGATTCCGATGTCGGACGGCACGCGTCTTTCCGCCCGTATTTGGCTGCCCGAAGATGCAGTCCAAAACCCTGTCCCGGCGATTCTTGAATATATCCCGTACAGGAAAAATGACTTTACTGCATTAAGGGATTCGCTTCGTCATCCCTATTTTGCTGGACATGGATATGCGAGCATTCGAGTTGATTTAAGGGGATCCGGCGATTCCGAAGGGATTTTGTATGACGAATATTTAAAGCAGGAACAGGACGACGCATTGGAAGTGCTCACTTGGATTTCCGAACAGCCATGGTTTACCGGAGGCATCGGCATGATCGGTAAATCATGGGGAGGTTTCAATGGTTTACAAGTGGCAGCGAGACGCCATCCATCATTAAAAGCGATCATCACACTTTGTTCAACAGATGACCGTTATGCCGATGACGTACACTATAAAGGGGGAGCGATGCTTGCTTCGGATATGCTATGGTGGGCTTCCACAATGCTTGCCTATAATGCGCGTCCAGCTGATCCCGAAGTGGTCGGGGAGGCATGGCGTGATAATTGGCTGGAACGGTTGGAAAAGACGCCTCCTTTCGTTGAGGAATGGGTCAGACATCAGCACCGCGATGAGTATTGGAAGCATGGTTCAGTCTGTGAGAATTACGAGGACATCGAAATTCCGGTATATGCGGTAGGTGGTTGGGCGGATGGCTATACGAACGCCATCCCTCGGTTATTGGAAGGTTTGAAAGGGCCGCGAAAAGGATTAATTGGTCCGTGGGCGCATGAATATCCGGAAATGGCAGTCCCGGGGCCGCAAATCGGGTTCCTTCAAGAGTGCTTGCGCTGGTGGGATCACTGGTTGAAAGGCATAGATACCGGCATTATGGAGGAACCGATGCTGAGAGCATGGATTCAAGAAAGTGTCCCTCCCCAAACCGATTATTTTGTTAGACCGGGCCATTGGGTGGCGGAGGAGCAGTGGCCTCCATCCGACCTCGTAACTAAACGTTACTATTTGGACGGTTCGGTATTAAAAACAGAAATTACTGATGCAAATAAAATCAAAGTGGAAAGTGTTCAACAGCACGGTCTCCATGCTGGTGTATTCTGTCCGTTCGGCCAACCGGGCGACTTGCCGGGAGACCAAAGGAACGAAAATGGCTACGCAGTCGTTTTTGACTCCGAACCAGTTGAGGAGCCTGTCCATATATTAGGGCACCCATCATTCACTGTCGAACTTTCATCCGACAAACCGAATGCTTTACTATCGGTACGGTTAAATGATGTTGCACCAGATGGTTCATCCACCCGTGTGACGTGGGGGCTGTTGAACCTAACGCATCGGGATAGCCATGAGTTTCCTGAGCAGCTAGTGCCAGGTGAAAAATACAGCATCACTGTCGAGTTGAATGCAATCGGCCACAAATTGAAGAAAGGGCATCGCTGGCAATTGGCCATATCACCTACGTATTGGCCACATGCTTGGCCATCTCCTGAAGAAGCGACCTTGACTGTCTATCCTTCAGAGAAGACATTTTTGTCGCTGCCTATCAGGGAATCGAAAGCGGTTGACCTGGAACTGGAGCCTTTTAAACATCCAGAGACGGCACCAGTTCTGGAAAAAGACATTTTACGTGATGCAAATAGGACACGCGCCATTACACATGATGTCGTGTCAAACGTGTGGACGCTCGATGACTTTTCGGATGAAGGTGCCAGAAAACTACATGTCAATGGTGTTGAATACGGGAGTACGAACCGCAATATTTATTCAGTCAAAGAAGGTGAGCCCTTATCCGCGAAAGTACAATGTGATTGGACGTTGTCGCTCGGTAGGGGTGAATGGCAGACAAGCCTTGAAACGACGAGTGTCATGACGGCCGATGAAGAGAACTTCTATTTGATGAACAAATTGATCGCGTATGAGGGGGAAGAGGAAGTTTTCAATCGGACATGGGAAACTAAAGTTCCGAGAGAGTTTGTATAAGACAAAGATAGGGCAGGAAAGTGATCGGATATGGTCCCATTCCGCCTAAGTTTTATATGCGTCAACAAAATACTAAATAGTCTCTCGTCCAAAATTAGGACGAGAGACTTTTTATATTGTTGTTATTTAATGCTCGGTTCCACTTTCACTTCAACATTCCCTTGTAACGCTCTGCTGATCATACATGAGGTTTCCGCTTTCAACGCCAATCGCTCTACAACATTCCGCTTATCCGCCATACCTTCGGCTAAAACGATTTCCGGCTTATGTATGATCTTTTTATATGTAACAACGCCATTTGTAAAGTCCACCACGCCGATTGACTGCATCGTCAGGCTCTTCTTTTCCACTCCGCTTCTTTCCATCATCGCGGCAAGCGTGATGATATAACATGTTGCAGCTGCGCCGAGCAGCATTTCATCAGGATTCGTCCCAATGCCTGGCCCTTCCATTTCCGTAGGGATGGATACTTCCGTCTTCAAGTTCAAAGTTTCGATTGTCCCAATATCATTGCGTAATCCTGGCCAGTCCGCCTTAAGATAAAAACGATGTTCTGCCATTTACATATCCCCTTTCTACTGAATTTCATTATATATGATACGAAAAGACATTCCATCTCAAAGATTCCAATGGTAAAGTATAGAGATAAGTCATAATAGTTAGAGATGAAAATGAAGAGAATTGGTGGGATAGATATTGAACAAACAAGATTTGTTATTACTTTTCGACAAAGAACTTCGTAAAAATTTGCATACACCGGGTTATCGTCGTGAAGTAACAGAACACGTAATCCGACATGTCTCATTGCATGGGGAGAGGGGATTCATTATTGACTCCCGAGTAAATGAGGAGAATGCAAGTGAAGTTATCCAGGAAGAAATGAACTATTTCAATCGACTAGGTGTAGGGTTTGAATGGAAAGTGTATAGCTATGACAGGCCGAATGATTTGAAAGAGCTTCTCGGGCAGGCCGGATTCACTATTGAACCTCAAGAATCTCTTATGGTTATGGATATTAATGATGCGCATTCATTACGTCATCGGAAACAACAGACATATGTAAACGAAATAGTTGATCAGAAAGGAATCAGGGAGATGATATCGTTAATAGACATCATTTGGGAAGATTCTCATGAGGAGTTAGGGAACCGATTATGGAGAGACAAGCAGAATGACCCAGATTCTCTGTATCTGTATGGAATATATGATGATGATCGACTCGTCAGTGCGGCATGGATTTGTTTTGAGAAGAATTCTTCATTCGCAAGTTTATGGGGTGGTTCCACTTTACCGGAATATAGAGGCAAAGGATTTTATACATCACTGTTATCTGTACGAGCTAATAAAGCAAAAGAAAAGGGATATCAATTTCTAACTGTTGATGCAAGTCCGATGAGCAAGCCAATATTAGAGAAACATGGATTCTACTGCCTTGCCTACTCTTACGGCTGTCAATCACCGGAACTAAGCAGAAACCATTAAGAGGATAGAAAAGAGCCCTGGCTATGGGCTCTTTTCTATCCATTCATATATTGAAAGCTAAATGACCAATTTGGATTTTCTAGTGAATTTGAGATAGACGATAAGAAACAATCCAGCACTCAAAAATCGCAGCGCAGAATTCATGTACATAGCAATTTCAACACCCCACTGCTCAAGCAGCCAGATGCCGATTTGAGGCGCTGCAAAGGCGATGACCGACAACAAAACATTATAGGTTGTTATGCAATATGTCCTCACATGATCAGGAGACTGTTCCAACAGCAAGTTGAATAGCAATAACACGACGCCTGCCAGGAAAAATCCCGATGAAGTCTGGACAATTGCGATATAATACAAATTTGTCGAAAGGACCGTTAGAAACGGAGTCGTCGCCATCCCGACCGCAGCCCATACAAATACCAATGTGTTCGACCTTTTTTCCGCCCATTTCTTCCAAAGGGGGAAGGAGAGGAATTGCGCCAGCATGTTCCCGGCAGCGAACATACTGACCCAGAAAATAGTCACACCGACATATCGGACATGATAAATATTGAAAATTCCCCACGCCATCTGCCAGGCAAAATTAAATAAAAGCGCAGCAATGAGGAAAGAGACGTAATTTCTATGCTTGAAAATTGACCAATCCATCGTTTTCTTCTTCACTGAAGATCCATCATTTTTTACTGGCTCTTCTTCATGCTTCATTAATAAGTATACTTCGAGCATGCCGAAACAAAAAGCGAACCCAAACAATAATTGGTAGGCTGTCACGCTAGCGGATGCATCCTTCATTAAAATCCCTATTATAAGAGTTGAGATTAGCCCTACAATCGTCAACAATCTGTTCCGGTCACTGAAAAATGCACCGCGCCTTGATTCCTCTACGAGATCGCTAATGAAAGTTTGCCATCCAATATTGGCAACTGTATTCGGCAAACTCATAATAGCAATAACGACTAAAAAGATCCATGCATGCATCGATGGGGAAGGCAAGTAGACGATACTGATAATGAATAGGAACATGAGCCTTGCCAGTAAGACCGAAAGCGCCACGAGCTTTTTCTGTGCTTGTGATCTATTCAATAAAATTGCAGCAGGTATCGTCATAATCAGTGCCATTAGTGGCGGCAGCGAACTGATCAAGCCGACTTGGTAATTGGTCGCGCTAAGCATAGTTATTGCGAAAATCGGGAAAAAGTTGTTTGAAAAATTTAGTACGATGGTCGATGCCATCCCGTGGTAAATGCTGATCTTCTCATTATATGTTCGCATAATCTCTCCACATTTCTATTCATTTGAACAACATACTAATCTGAATTATATACTTCGCTATACGAAATACAAGACTCTATTTATAAACACCATAAAAAATCATAGTAAATGATACCGCGGCATAGTAATTAAGGTATTCCGTTTTTTATTGATAAATCTTCTCAAGTGAAGTAAGATATATTTGAGAATGTTTCTCAATTATTGAAAGGTGGAGAGGATGAATTTCATGCTTCGCATTATCATTTTGGCGCTGTTGACAGGTTCTGTCGTCAGCATTTCAGCAATATCCTTCGTAAAAGGATTTGACATGGAAGGGGCATTGATCGGACTCACTTCCCTCATCTTCTTATTTGGAATTGCTTCCTTCTTCTATACTGAATATAAAAAACAGACAATCAGTTCATAAACGCCAGTCCTACTGGTGTTTTTTTAATGGTCAATGAAGGAAATTTTTATATCAATGAAGTATAATCAAATAGCTATTGTGATCTGTTATAAGGAGGTACTTATGTTTTTTATTGAACTAAAACGAATCTTAGTCGTCATATTCGGCTCTTTACTAATGGCGATTTCATTGAACTTTTTCTTGATTAATGCGAATGTATATGCAAGTGGATTTGCTGGGGCTTCACAATTAGTTTCGAGCATCTTGCACGATCAACTGGGCATCTCGATCAGCACCGGTATTCTACTGTTTCTATTCAACATTCCGGTAATCATTTTAGGGTGGTACAAGGTTGGAAGAGGATTTACAATTTACAGTATCGTTTCAGTTGTTTTTACGACAATTTTTCTTGAGGTTTTGCCCGTTTTATCCCTTTCCAATGATATTATCTTGAATGCTGTTTTCGGTGGAGTGATTGCAGGTGTAGGTGTCGGAATATCTTTGAAGCTCGGAGCATCGACAGGCGGAATGGATATTGTAGCGATGGTCTTGTCTCGACTGCAGGATAAACCGATTGGAACTTATTTTTTGTTGCTGAATGGAATTATCATTGTTCTTGCAGGCGTATTATATGAGCCTGAAAATGCGTTATATACGATGGTTGCGCTCTATGTGACAACTTCAGTCATCGACATGATTCATACCCGTCATGAGAAAGTGACGGCAATGATCATCACGCATAAGGCTGATGAGATGCAAGAGGCGATTCACCAGAAAATGGTTCGTGGCATCACAATAGTTCCTGCCAAAGGCGCTTATTCAAAAGAAGAGAAAAGCATGCTCTATTTGGTCATCACGAGGTATGAATTATATGACCTAGAGAAAATCATTGACGAAGTCGATCCACAAGCTTTCACAAATATCGTTCAAACGGTCGGTATTTTTGGTTTCTTCAGGAGGGAAGACGAGCTCCCAGAACGACCAACAAAATAAAACGAGGTATCCCTGTAATATCGGGATACCTCGTTTTATTTTGTTCCACTATCATTTGTGTCG
The genomic region above belongs to Sporosarcina sp. Marseille-Q4943 and contains:
- a CDS encoding CocE/NonD family hydrolase; protein product: MVFNVRETNRVVRTEFPRKIKEMNNIWIPMSDGTRLSARIWLPEDAVQNPVPAILEYIPYRKNDFTALRDSLRHPYFAGHGYASIRVDLRGSGDSEGILYDEYLKQEQDDALEVLTWISEQPWFTGGIGMIGKSWGGFNGLQVAARRHPSLKAIITLCSTDDRYADDVHYKGGAMLASDMLWWASTMLAYNARPADPEVVGEAWRDNWLERLEKTPPFVEEWVRHQHRDEYWKHGSVCENYEDIEIPVYAVGGWADGYTNAIPRLLEGLKGPRKGLIGPWAHEYPEMAVPGPQIGFLQECLRWWDHWLKGIDTGIMEEPMLRAWIQESVPPQTDYFVRPGHWVAEEQWPPSDLVTKRYYLDGSVLKTEITDANKIKVESVQQHGLHAGVFCPFGQPGDLPGDQRNENGYAVVFDSEPVEEPVHILGHPSFTVELSSDKPNALLSVRLNDVAPDGSSTRVTWGLLNLTHRDSHEFPEQLVPGEKYSITVELNAIGHKLKKGHRWQLAISPTYWPHAWPSPEEATLTVYPSEKTFLSLPIRESKAVDLELEPFKHPETAPVLEKDILRDANRTRAITHDVVSNVWTLDDFSDEGARKLHVNGVEYGSTNRNIYSVKEGEPLSAKVQCDWTLSLGRGEWQTSLETTSVMTADEENFYLMNKLIAYEGEEEVFNRTWETKVPREFV
- a CDS encoding OsmC family protein, with the protein product MAEHRFYLKADWPGLRNDIGTIETLNLKTEVSIPTEMEGPGIGTNPDEMLLGAAATCYIITLAAMMERSGVEKKSLTMQSIGVVDFTNGVVTYKKIIHKPEIVLAEGMADKRNVVERLALKAETSCMISRALQGNVEVKVEPSIK
- a CDS encoding GNAT family N-acetyltransferase; this encodes MNKQDLLLLFDKELRKNLHTPGYRREVTEHVIRHVSLHGERGFIIDSRVNEENASEVIQEEMNYFNRLGVGFEWKVYSYDRPNDLKELLGQAGFTIEPQESLMVMDINDAHSLRHRKQQTYVNEIVDQKGIREMISLIDIIWEDSHEELGNRLWRDKQNDPDSLYLYGIYDDDRLVSAAWICFEKNSSFASLWGGSTLPEYRGKGFYTSLLSVRANKAKEKGYQFLTVDASPMSKPILEKHGFYCLAYSYGCQSPELSRNH
- a CDS encoding MFS transporter; this translates as MRTYNEKISIYHGMASTIVLNFSNNFFPIFAITMLSATNYQVGLISSLPPLMALIMTIPAAILLNRSQAQKKLVALSVLLARLMFLFIISIVYLPSPSMHAWIFLVVIAIMSLPNTVANIGWQTFISDLVEESRRGAFFSDRNRLLTIVGLISTLIIGILMKDASASVTAYQLLFGFAFCFGMLEVYLLMKHEEEPVKNDGSSVKKKTMDWSIFKHRNYVSFLIAALLFNFAWQMAWGIFNIYHVRYVGVTIFWVSMFAAGNMLAQFLSFPLWKKWAEKRSNTLVFVWAAVGMATTPFLTVLSTNLYYIAIVQTSSGFFLAGVVLLLFNLLLEQSPDHVRTYCITTYNVLLSVIAFAAPQIGIWLLEQWGVEIAMYMNSALRFLSAGLFLIVYLKFTRKSKLVI
- a CDS encoding YitT family protein, which translates into the protein MFFIELKRILVVIFGSLLMAISLNFFLINANVYASGFAGASQLVSSILHDQLGISISTGILLFLFNIPVIILGWYKVGRGFTIYSIVSVVFTTIFLEVLPVLSLSNDIILNAVFGGVIAGVGVGISLKLGASTGGMDIVAMVLSRLQDKPIGTYFLLLNGIIIVLAGVLYEPENALYTMVALYVTTSVIDMIHTRHEKVTAMIITHKADEMQEAIHQKMVRGITIVPAKGAYSKEEKSMLYLVITRYELYDLEKIIDEVDPQAFTNIVQTVGIFGFFRREDELPERPTK